The sequence ATAAGTTTCACATTAGATTTGCTTTGAAAGatcttcctttatcttttgaTTGGAGACTATTTATAAGGACTATATGAACGATCTCTATTCTTGCAGCTTGAATGCTAGAAGTTATGGTGGCTTATTCAGAACATTCCATAACATTAGCATGAAATCAAAAGACGATTTTTGATCTGTAGGACGATTTtggtagattttaaaaattatttagaatTAAGTGCAGATATTGTTGGCAgaatttatttgaaaatttacttTCAGTTAAATGGACAAATTGCATTATCTAAATAATTTGTTAGTTTAGTTGACAGAATATTTATGTAtcctaaaatcttttaaaaattgtttttaatgctTCCATTAATTAAATACATGGAACAAGTGATACAGGCTTGCTATACTGCGGGCTACAACCTACTTTGTTATTCTCTGTGCTACTGTTGAAGCTATTATTTGGGTCCAAAGACAGATGGTATATGTAGGTGTAGCAGATGGATGTCTGTACTTATCATGATAATTTTACCGTTTCATGTACCTGAGTGTTACATGAAGCATTAATGGGAGGGATTTTCAGGGAAAATATATGGATAAAGAAGACTGAAGTTAGTGCATGAAGCAACCTTTcatgtattaatatttatgtttccTTTGAGAATATCTTGTTATCATGGATCAAACATGAGTTGCTTTAGAGATTTTAGCTATTCTTGTTTCTAAGACCATGATAAAAAGAGCTTGAGAATCATTGTACAGAGAGTTAACTCAAAACATTGGCTAAAACTCTGGAGTATTAAAATCAGTGCAGTAAAAGTATCTCGGAGGTGTCTTCTTGTTTTGGATCTGTAAACAAATGAAATCTGTGGAGACATTAATCTCTTGTTAAGTTAATCATATTTAGCAATAATGAAAGATAACtaggaatattcatatatattttcagtgttcatatatgcattttttccccttattgttTCAAATGTATTCTTTTACATAAAGCCTGGTTGACTAATTAAATATTACTTGAAGTTAGTATTAACCATTATTTGTACAAAAGTAACTTTTGTCTCACAAGCTTTCAAGATCTTTCAAGGATATAACTACTTAAAAAGGCATGGAGGTAAAAGATATTTCTAAGGAGTGCTCTTGTACATAATTCTCAGTGTCTCGCTTGTGGCCAAAGTTATCAGTATTAATCGTAAGATCTTAAAAACATACCATTTTAGGTTATTCAGAACTGGAGTAAAATATTACTACTGAACCAGTACAGTCAGGCAGAGTTTGGGAGTGGCAAAACTTAAGCTACTTTGTATTTCCCGCATCGTGACTCCTGTTTGTAACTTGGCCAAGATTGTGAAAAATGAAGACATttcttgtgtacatatattttttttgtgtttgattatATGGTTTTAATGCAGACATGTTAAGTAAGAAATACTAATGGCAACTGTAGTTTTTTTCTGTTGCCAATTGTTCTCTTTACAGTGCAATTGCATGAAGCTCATCATATATTGTCTTTTCTTCCAGTCTGAGTGTCTGATACCCTAATGTGTTATCTTAAGTCTTAATAGTGTTGTAGCTAATGAtagatgtaaaaaagaaattcTATCATTAGCTCCCAACTAGTGAACATGAAATCTTATTACTGATTTATCTGtctgtaatataatttttgtgaCAATTCTACATAAAGTACACATTACTTGAATAATCATTGCTATCAACTTAAATAGTGATAAAATTAATTCCTTTTCTGTGTAGGactccataataataataaatacatcaatGTTGATGTTAAATATGATTCTTGTGTGCTATTCCATTCAAGCCTATTTCTAATGTTAGATCAGAAAACTAGGTTTTCTTATATATTAGTAAGGGTCTCTAACCTAAGGAATTTTTTGCCATGACCTCATCCTTCTGCTCTGTTCCTCTACAGTAACTGGCCCATGTTGCCCACTGTTACCagtgtgtactgtgtatatatgcatccatTATTAGGTCATTTGTTGTCTTGTTGAGCCTGCCAAATATATCATGTAgacatgtatgtattttcattatccttgtaATTTGCAATACTGTATATTAGAAGTGCAATCTTATACTCAAGAATTACCATATGTTCATACCATTAGCAGTCcccattgtaaataaaaaaatcaatcaatcaattaacaACTGCTATAACTATTTAACATTGAATCTGAATCTTGATTGAGTCATATTTTTACAAACCTATGGCTTTCCACTTTTTTCCTTAATACTATTGCATTATAGCTATATAtccttatacatatttttttctactttaaaaacaaattttggcTTATCTCTTTAATTACCTATCTATTGTAATATTACTAAGACTCagtcaataacttttttttcctctttctctctctctctctcttttacaaaaTTATCAGCTTTAAATCTGAGTATACAAACAACAATAGCTATAGAATTCAGGAAAATTTAGGTGAAACAAAATCTATAATTAAAAAGTGAATTTTCAATGGCTTCAAAATGAAAAAGCATTATTACAACATGTAAATTGCCAATTATCACCAATGATCTTAATGAAGAGAATCAATCCTTCAAAGAGCAAAATGTAAATAGCCACCTTAATGAAATGAATTTTTAAATGAAGAAAACTTAATCAAATCCTTGTACTTGATACCGAAATAAAACCCGCAAAATCCAAACCATCTTTATTACCCTACAATTTCCTCAACTTGCCAAATATTGGTGAAACGAACTGCTTTTTAATAGTTTTCTTCactaagttttatatattttatttccatgaAAAATTATTCTAACATATAAGAACAAAGCTGGAAACAACAATAAGCACAATTAGATTATTTTCCATACTCATATGCatgaaaataatttgtaaaaatgtatTCAGATCAATTAATACTATAaaccatgtatatattttttatttacaaaggtATTACGATTTCCTATTACCTCTTCTGTTAAAATTGCTCCCcactttaatcattttattatatcagAGAATTTTAAACATTGTACTATAGACTACATCTGTAGATAGAAAGCAAATTAAATTTCTGTTCCAATGAATTTCTAAAACAAAGACAAGGaagttatgaatataaatattcatggaaatgtattaaaaaaataataacttagaTGCAAGCCGTTTCAATTTTTAATCCATTATAACTGATTTAACTTGACTGCAATACTATACAAAATTCAgtttacattatttaaaaattttattttacaagaCCCTGTTGTGCTGCCATCTTTTTCAAAGCCTCTTCATCTTGAGCCGACATGTTCTGGAGTTTTTTACCTACACGTTCATGGATTTCCCAGTATTTTGCCACACATCTGAAATGCAAAAGCAAGGGTTCCTTCACATAcaggacaatatttttttttaattagaattaATGCTTTCCAACTGTTCATTTGAATCTAACATTGAGATAAGAGGAAAAAGTATCACAAATGTACTCAatgttatttaaataaatttgatataatcATCCTTTTAGCCACTAACTGTCCTAACTGTTATATCAATACTGACCTAATATATAAAACTGTCTAAATCAGTAGAAAATCTTGTAAAGAATGCCAGGATATGATTTCAAATATATTGTTCATATAATAACTTTCAAGCCtgtttaacccattggatccacgacattatcatataatgaaaaaatttgacCGAGGGCCGGGTGATAGGATTATGCCGTCTCGGAAAAATCTGACAAAGATCTAGACGGATGAGAATTTGCTGTCATGAAAAATTTAGctgaaggggaggatgagggaaatgaCTTGACATGAGTGCACAAGGGTCTTGTAGGAAGATTAGACTCGGTGGGCATTTAGGAGGGGGCTCCTGCACTACTTCCATTTGGTGCTGGGAGAGCACTAGCTCCAGGACGGAAACTATTTCCATCTCAAGATCTTATTCCTGCCCACTGTGATTGGCGGCACAGGCTGCTTTACACAAACCATTAAATACCATCCTGAtacagcatatcaaatgacaTACATAgaccttggagggggggggggggaaataataataataataataaaaaaaaaataaataaaaattaaaaaagctaaTGCATGTGTGGGCTGAGCCTATATGCCACATACCAAGGAAAATTGCCACTCAAGAAAGCCTATGTCCAGATTTTGGCCATTTGCAGACTGCAAGGCACcaggatccaatgggttaagtaTAAGTTACATGATCATTATAGAATTTGCAAATGAAGGACCTATAGAATAAAATCAGCAAACCTTCAGTCGACTATACAAAATACTAAAGCTTACCTGTCAATACACACAGCTTCTCCCTTTGCTATTTCAGAATCCTTGTACTTGGTTGGAATGCATTTTTTATGACACGAGTTTGTCATTCTTGTGTACATGTCAGACATCATTTCTATCTCTAGGTCTTGGACAAGTTTCATCTGGTCCATCATTCAGAGATGGTAGACCAGCCATTTTTAATGCTTTTATTAGCCGTAGATTAAAAAAACTTTGGCTTTGTTCTTATACCAGATAGCTTTGTAGCAGGAAGCTATCCGATCAATTTCTCTGAAAGAAGTCGGAGATCCTTTATCCCGTGAAACTTCTCTTGGCTTCGTAATCCCCGGTGTTTGCGTTTCTCATGCGCTCTCTACTTTTCATAGCCTCTCGCCGCTGATCATCAACAGTTGATTTGGTGAGTATAAATCCACCAACACCCAAGGTTATAACACTGACCCTGCAAATTAAAACAGGTTATtaacaaaatgattaaaaatacataatagtaaTTGCATATACATCAATTCCTTCATAATGATAAGTTCATATTTCTTAAATAAAACCCTTGCAACAATATAAAAGAATTAGAATATTATGCAGAACATACCAATGACCCAAAACTCATCATATGAGATTCTAATGCACACCATACAAGTTATAATCCTAAATTAAGAACCAAATTATCAACTAAAACAGGCAAAAACACTTTTGAATTTATTAGATGgaatattatcatattagcaaTACCAGGTGCAATGACAAGAACTGATCATAACCAtgaaaaaactactactactactactactactactactactactactacattactactatcattactactactactactactacgactactacaataacaacaacagacctCATCTTAGCTTCACATACTTTAACCCTTTGTGCTGGGATGGCATACAAAATACATGTCATGTCCACTGtgatttgtttatcaatttaGTTTATTCATTGATGACTCTAGAAGTGCTTCGTCACCAAGATGTCAATTACTAGTCCTACCTATAAAATCCtttaaataaccataataataattataatgtcaataataataataataataacaataataataataataataataataataataacaacagtattaacagtattggggaaaaaaacaacaacaacaacaataacaataaatcaagGAAATTGCAGAAACGGGGAAATCAACCGAGGTGAGACACAGCCTCCTAATAGACTCCTTGGTGGGTGAGCACTTGCCGAGTCATAAAAAAATTTCTCACCAATAATGGCCAGtaaataaatattagataaataaattagtaaaaaggcaaaaagcaaaaaaagcttAAAGAGAGGCAAGGAGCCTGGATACCGCATTTGATAACTCACAAAGACGTAGAAATGAGGATGAAAGATCAAAacaaatgagatgatgataatactaaaatataggATCATTCAAGTAAAATAACCAAACCTTCTAGGAACATAGGCATAAAATACTTTAAATCTGAAAACAACAACATGAACAGCAAtccgaaaacagaaaagaaaaaaacagccgaGAAAACTTAAAAAGGAGAAGCAACAAGACTAACAACAAATACAGAAATAAGGAagtcaagaacaataataaataaataaaataaatcacagGTAAATAATTTACGACAGACTAACCTCAGTACTAGCCAATGATGTACAATGACAAATCCATATTAGATACCACttcaaaaacaaattaattaaagattttaaaagagCCATAtgcaaatcataataaaaaactcCCAGATACTAATGAACTAGGTAAAACTATAACTTTTGACAACTTAAAAACAAGACCAGTGTGTGCAAAAAGCCATTTTGACCTAACAGAACAGCTTTACAAACAGACCCCcttaaaattaattaatcacacacaaaaaaaaaatcatgaaatattaCTGGTCCAAAAGCCAACATGCaaatgaactttttaaaaaaaatcttaaaatcacagaaaaggaaatagaatccCAACAATTAGTAAGCAGATCATCATCCttaagacatttttttaaatgtataatgaaTAAAAGGATTATTTGgtggataaaaaaacaaattagatAAAGACCATATAGTCTTCAGAACTAATCAAACCATAACAGACACAAACATAACTGATATACAAATCTATAAAgctagaaatgaagaaaaaaggttcCCCTGTGCtgttaataacatcaataacattaACACTATCAACCCTAACAACAAAAGCTTCAACACTGacaggataaaggaaaaaaaaaaaaatcccaaaaactaaaggaaaactgAAATCAGGTGAAGTCACGAGGTCAGCTAACCGACTACTTGGTGGCTATACACTTGTTTAGTCATCTATGCAGAGACACATTTCACAAACCAATACGACAGTGAACACTACATTTTTCCAGTAGCACCGGGTTAAAGTTTACATTCAATTTTCTGAAGGGACAGCATCTTCCACATTACAATAGGAAATAACAAAGCAGAAAAAGAA comes from Penaeus monodon isolate SGIC_2016 chromosome 2, NSTDA_Pmon_1, whole genome shotgun sequence and encodes:
- the LOC119580088 gene encoding LOW QUALITY PROTEIN: mitochondrial import inner membrane translocase subunit Tim10-like (The sequence of the model RefSeq protein was modified relative to this genomic sequence to represent the inferred CDS: deleted 1 base in 1 codon), with the protein product MAGLPSLNDDQMKLVQDLEIEMMSDMYTRMTNSCHKKCIPTKYKDSEIAKGEAVCIDRCVAKYWEIHERVGKKLQNMSAQDEEALKKMAAQQGLVK